In Candidatus Omnitrophota bacterium, a single window of DNA contains:
- a CDS encoding NAD(P)-dependent oxidoreductase, with the protein MKIFMTGCGSFIGKEVLRLAKVKGIQVTGVDLVETGQDGCSVADIRSPKIAEKIPLDVDAVIHLAALSRDADCRNKAYSCFDVNVMGTLNLIEAAQGRGVKQFIFASSEWVYDRFEEGIAKKEEDVIDIAGLTSEYALSKLVSEANLRQKYQRGFCPVTILRFGIVYGPRKDNWSAVESIFNAVSTQDEVTIGSLKTGRRFVHVSDIALAVIAAIGLTGFEIINIQGRQMVTLGDIIETTKSLLNKNPKVIQRTPEQISLRTVSDVKAKQLLKWRAEISLQDGLKSVCDFLGTKIA; encoded by the coding sequence ATGAAAATATTTATGACGGGTTGTGGTAGTTTTATCGGCAAAGAAGTTTTACGGCTTGCTAAAGTTAAGGGGATTCAGGTAACCGGAGTGGATTTAGTTGAGACAGGCCAGGATGGATGTTCGGTTGCGGATATTCGTTCTCCGAAAATAGCCGAAAAGATACCTTTAGATGTTGATGCTGTTATTCACCTTGCGGCTTTGTCTCGCGATGCAGATTGTCGGAATAAAGCTTATTCGTGTTTTGATGTCAATGTTATGGGAACACTAAATCTAATTGAGGCGGCTCAGGGTAGAGGAGTAAAGCAGTTTATTTTTGCTTCGTCTGAATGGGTATATGACCGCTTTGAAGAGGGCATAGCTAAAAAAGAGGAGGATGTTATCGATATAGCTGGCCTTACTTCCGAATATGCCTTATCGAAATTAGTTAGCGAAGCAAATCTTCGCCAAAAATATCAGCGTGGATTTTGTCCGGTAACTATTTTAAGATTCGGTATTGTTTATGGGCCGCGTAAGGATAACTGGTCAGCGGTAGAGTCTATTTTTAATGCGGTTAGTACTCAAGATGAGGTAACTATTGGTTCTTTGAAAACCGGACGCCGCTTCGTTCATGTTTCCGATATTGCATTAGCGGTAATTGCCGCAATCGGATTAACCGGTTTTGAGATTATTAATATTCAGGGGAGGCAGATGGTTACTCTCGGCGATATTATAGAAACTACTAAGTCGCTGCTTAATAAAAATCCAAAGGTAATCCAGCGTACTCCTGAACAAATAAGCCTACGTACTGTTAGTGATGTTAAAGCCAAGCAATTGCTTAAGTGGCGTGCAGAAATTAGCTTGCAGGATGGGCTTAAATCAGTGTGTGATTTTTTAGGAACAAAGATTGCTTAA
- a CDS encoding thiamine pyrophosphate-dependent enzyme, producing MAIKLDKRVAQEVLRIRFSQMIVNQGNKDKQFKCPVHLAFGHEAIAVAVSACMKDKDGLLLTHRNIHYNLARSRSLKKKIDEYLCKETGEANGQLGCMNLYNEDAGVLYTSSILGNQMAVATGVALGNRVKKSNGVAIVVIGDGAIEEGIFYESLVMMKTYRLSSLIIVENNGWSLATQIHERRCDIKLDLYASALGIPYYRLEGNDVYGYIRLLEEARSKALTDETPIIVEVALHTLGDWVMKTEEHSAGKYINYHAGAAPNVGLIDWPVIEESDFDPVHVLKKYFEFSFLKELAEKVFKGLREELA from the coding sequence ATGGCTATTAAGCTTGATAAAAGGGTTGCTCAGGAAGTTTTACGTATCCGTTTTAGTCAAATGATTGTTAATCAGGGCAATAAAGACAAGCAATTTAAATGTCCTGTGCATCTGGCATTTGGACATGAAGCTATAGCTGTAGCTGTTTCTGCCTGTATGAAGGATAAGGATGGTTTGTTATTGACGCACCGTAATATTCATTACAATTTGGCTAGAAGCAGGTCTCTGAAAAAAAAGATCGATGAATATCTTTGTAAAGAAACCGGTGAAGCTAACGGACAATTGGGTTGTATGAATCTGTATAACGAAGATGCGGGAGTTTTATATACATCGAGTATTCTAGGCAATCAAATGGCTGTGGCAACAGGAGTGGCTTTAGGTAATCGTGTTAAAAAATCAAACGGAGTAGCAATTGTTGTTATCGGTGACGGGGCTATTGAGGAAGGAATATTCTATGAGAGCCTGGTCATGATGAAGACATATCGCCTTTCATCTTTGATCATTGTTGAGAATAACGGCTGGTCACTGGCGACTCAGATCCATGAGCGCCGCTGTGATATAAAACTTGATCTATACGCATCTGCTTTGGGTATACCTTACTATCGCCTGGAGGGCAATGATGTTTATGGGTATATCCGGTTATTGGAAGAGGCACGTTCAAAAGCCCTGACTGATGAGACCCCGATTATTGTGGAGGTTGCTTTACATACATTGGGAGATTGGGTTATGAAGACTGAAGAGCATTCGGCTGGTAAATATATTAATTATCATGCCGGTGCGGCTCCTAACGTTGGGCTTATTGATTGGCCGGTTATCGAAGAAAGCGATTTTGATCCTGTACATGTTTTGAAAAAATACTTTGAATTTAGTTTTCTAAAAGAGTTGGCTGAGAAAGTCTTTAAGGGCCTACGTGAGGAATTAGCATGA
- a CDS encoding NAD(P)-dependent oxidoreductase, with amino-acid sequence MSLKKIWLTGSRGFIGNAVVSSLNKSEAELFCFTNKSSKEEKAHSQAVRVLCMDYLDAQDIKAKVNSYGLPDIFIHLGWGDMTKPDSSLHLGENVQAGKNLIGTLFKLGLKKFIFVGSMNEYGARIGMLSEDMAPQGRLTNYAKGKIEVAKFGFEYAKKLDRVFIHVRPFYVYGAGQRQGSLINQLYQSYCKDTSIDLSPCEHYRDYIHVSAVAEGIRRVCDAEESVTVNLGSGMAVKVKDFVLLFWKLLGGDMKKLNFGARSLGSNEPEQPRSYADLSRLKNLTNWASILSLEEGIKITIKELENSSSNMVKRQ; translated from the coding sequence ATGAGTTTAAAAAAGATTTGGTTAACAGGTTCCCGCGGATTCATCGGTAATGCAGTTGTTTCGTCTCTTAACAAATCCGAAGCAGAATTATTCTGTTTTACGAATAAGTCCTCAAAAGAAGAGAAGGCGCATTCGCAAGCAGTGCGTGTCTTGTGTATGGATTATCTGGATGCGCAGGATATCAAGGCGAAGGTTAATTCTTATGGCCTACCGGATATTTTTATTCATTTAGGCTGGGGGGATATGACAAAACCCGATTCTTCTTTGCATTTGGGAGAGAATGTACAGGCAGGCAAAAATTTGATAGGTACGTTATTTAAGCTTGGTCTCAAGAAGTTCATATTTGTAGGCTCGATGAATGAGTATGGCGCGCGGATTGGTATGCTTTCTGAAGATATGGCTCCGCAAGGCAGGCTTACAAACTATGCTAAAGGGAAAATAGAGGTGGCTAAATTTGGGTTTGAATACGCAAAGAAACTGGATAGGGTATTTATTCACGTACGGCCGTTTTATGTGTATGGCGCAGGCCAACGGCAGGGTTCGTTGATCAATCAGTTGTATCAATCTTATTGCAAGGATACCAGTATTGATTTGAGCCCGTGTGAACACTATAGGGATTATATCCACGTGTCGGCTGTAGCAGAAGGGATACGCAGGGTTTGTGACGCAGAAGAATCCGTGACGGTTAATCTAGGTAGCGGCATGGCAGTAAAAGTCAAAGATTTCGTCCTTCTTTTTTGGAAACTGCTTGGTGGAGATATGAAAAAATTGAATTTTGGTGCCAGAAGTTTAGGTAGTAACGAACCTGAACAACCTAGAAGCTACGCTGATTTAAGCCGTTTAAAGAACCTCACGAATTGGGCTTCGATACTTTCGCTTGAAGAGGGGATTAAGATAACAATTAAGGAATTAGAAAATAGTTCTTCTAATATGGTAAAAAGGCAATAA
- a CDS encoding class I SAM-dependent methyltransferase → MKMYYSDKIALLKDIFGTDHCELKDDRLVISGKEFPIINDVIILLEPSKWPATLRKKVQIGKTDNSEFISDFAEDIQFTFGAEWVKYPHILAEHEKEFLLNFELIDLSSLKNSRVCDLGCGIGRWSYFLYDKCRELVMIDFSEAIFVARENLRKSDNTVFIMGDLTNLPLKEKFADFLFCIGVLHHLPFNALDMVRKLKKYSSQILIYLYYSLDNRPWFHRVLLSIVTAVRSLVTKIRAPVFRSIFVELVAILVYCPFILLGKIFNLFGWAHYIPLEYYKGMSLKRIRQDVYDRFFTRIEQRFSRKEIMVLRDTFKDVKVSENLPYWHFLCID, encoded by the coding sequence ATGAAAATGTATTATTCAGATAAAATTGCCTTACTTAAGGATATTTTTGGCACTGATCATTGTGAGTTGAAAGACGATCGGTTGGTAATTTCCGGAAAAGAATTCCCTATTATTAATGATGTTATTATACTTTTAGAGCCGTCAAAATGGCCGGCAACTCTTAGAAAAAAAGTACAGATTGGTAAAACCGATAATTCTGAATTTATCTCTGATTTTGCGGAAGACATCCAATTTACTTTTGGTGCAGAATGGGTTAAATACCCTCATATTCTGGCTGAACATGAGAAGGAATTCCTGTTAAATTTCGAACTTATTGATTTAAGCAGCCTCAAAAACTCTCGAGTTTGTGATTTAGGCTGTGGGATAGGAAGATGGAGCTATTTTCTCTATGATAAATGCCGTGAACTTGTTATGATTGATTTTTCTGAGGCGATTTTTGTGGCCCGCGAAAATTTAAGAAAATCCGATAATACAGTTTTTATAATGGGAGATTTAACAAATTTACCGTTAAAGGAGAAATTTGCGGATTTTCTGTTTTGCATAGGGGTATTGCATCATCTGCCGTTTAACGCCTTGGATATGGTTAGAAAATTAAAAAAGTATTCTTCGCAGATATTGATCTATCTGTATTATTCTTTAGATAACCGGCCTTGGTTTCATCGTGTTTTACTTTCTATTGTAACTGCTGTACGTAGCTTGGTTACAAAAATTCGAGCTCCTGTTTTTCGTTCCATATTTGTGGAATTAGTGGCAATACTGGTTTATTGTCCGTTTATTCTGTTGGGTAAAATCTTTAATTTATTCGGTTGGGCGCATTATATCCCGCTTGAGTATTATAAGGGGATGAGCCTTAAGCGGATTCGTCAAGACGTATATGACCGTTTTTTTACCCGCATAGAGCAGCGTTTCAGCCGGAAAGAGATTATGGTTTTAAGAGATACTTTTAAAGATGTCAAGGTATCAGAAAATCTTCCTTATTGGCATTTCTTGTGTATAGATTAA
- a CDS encoding O-antigen ligase family protein has translation MMLHQISDFIKKISLTEKLLYLYIILIPVMRVPYLPFVGQKIQYSDIVFLLLFFIWLVQLIKGGRSFLNLPLKFSLGGMLIVFLFSFVHTEHLARSGLEYAGILYLVSLYVVLCQTVDSQAVWWRLIKCWCLVSLLIALTGIGAYFISVISGHPNFLVVDHEFLGNANQELVLRLASIFRHPAMLTMYLHTTIVFGFVLAARKNNGKWCFWGYSIVVLCFIAALLTKTRCNAGIAFTIFCGLAFMPKENIYILILRYASFIYALVLMIAVVFLTVWWIFPVHVQRNLERQTVTIELNSAHQPYFMQHMIETKIIRDFPWVGVGMGMSNDKAIDYIHYRDIEKPFRMLYPDLREDQVSRYKTSIDPHSMYLGIAAETGLLGLTALLFFLFRTVCFFCKAIKQEINIENRYINQIILAGLGGFLFNALYVDMLTVRSFWFLIAMGVIYISISRHKETGLEERG, from the coding sequence ATGATGTTGCATCAAATTAGTGATTTTATAAAAAAGATAAGTTTAACTGAAAAGCTATTATATTTGTATATTATTCTGATTCCCGTAATGAGAGTGCCATATTTGCCGTTTGTAGGGCAGAAAATACAGTATTCTGATATAGTTTTTTTACTTTTATTTTTCATTTGGCTAGTTCAGTTAATTAAAGGTGGGAGATCTTTTTTAAACTTGCCTCTAAAGTTTTCTCTTGGAGGTATGTTGATAGTTTTTCTTTTTTCCTTTGTCCATACAGAACATTTGGCCAGAAGCGGCCTTGAATATGCGGGGATTTTATATTTGGTTAGTTTATATGTTGTATTGTGTCAAACGGTTGATTCTCAAGCAGTATGGTGGCGTTTAATTAAATGTTGGTGTCTGGTTAGTTTGTTGATTGCCCTGACTGGCATCGGCGCTTATTTTATTTCTGTAATCAGCGGACATCCTAACTTTTTAGTGGTTGATCATGAGTTTCTTGGCAATGCCAATCAAGAATTGGTTTTGCGTTTAGCTTCTATTTTTCGTCATCCTGCCATGTTGACTATGTATTTACATACCACTATTGTTTTTGGTTTTGTTCTTGCAGCTAGGAAAAATAATGGTAAATGGTGTTTCTGGGGGTATTCAATAGTCGTTTTATGTTTTATCGCTGCCCTTTTAACAAAAACTAGGTGTAATGCAGGAATTGCTTTTACCATATTTTGCGGATTAGCTTTTATGCCCAAAGAAAACATTTATATTTTAATATTGCGCTATGCGTCTTTTATCTATGCTTTAGTCCTTATGATTGCAGTAGTTTTTCTAACTGTATGGTGGATTTTTCCGGTTCATGTACAAAGAAATTTAGAGCGCCAAACCGTAACTATCGAATTAAACTCCGCGCATCAGCCTTATTTTATGCAACATATGATAGAGACCAAAATTATTAGGGATTTTCCTTGGGTAGGCGTTGGGATGGGTATGTCGAACGATAAGGCAATCGATTATATACACTATCGTGATATTGAGAAACCATTTCGTATGTTATATCCTGATTTAAGGGAAGATCAAGTAAGTAGGTATAAAACAAGCATTGATCCTCATTCAATGTATTTAGGTATTGCTGCTGAAACTGGTTTATTGGGTTTAACTGCTTTGCTATTCTTTTTATTTAGAACTGTATGTTTTTTTTGTAAAGCAATAAAACAAGAGATTAATATTGAGAATAGGTATATTAATCAGATAATTCTGGCAGGGCTGGGAGGTTTTTTGTTTAATGCTTTGTATGTGGATATGCTTACGGTGCGTTCTTTTTGGTTCTTGATCGCTATGGGCGTGATTTATATAAGCATAAGTAGGCATAAAGAAACCGGGTTAGAAGAGCGGGGATAA
- the asnB gene encoding asparagine synthase (glutamine-hydrolyzing), with product MCGIAGKINWNSAVGTEVVTKMCDMMRHRGPDDHGIVSLGNITLGHRRLSIIDLSENARQPMVSSDSRYFIVYNGEVYNFKELKKELEELGVSFRSLSDTEVVLYAYIHWGIKCLDKFNGMFAFAVWDNYRKELFMARDRFGKKPLYYYKDRNRLIFASELSALICDSDIPREISYEALNSYLALGYILSPLTMYKNIFKLEAATYMSISDSGKTLKKTRYWNYADQFRVKTNLSEDDIASRVLSLLENAIKKRMVSDVPIGAFLSGGIDSSSVTSLMKKYHKGQLHTFSMGFDQPSYSEIKDAARAARWIGTIHHEKICKAGESINQINDAIGVYDEPFSDTSLIPTFELSRLTSSYVKVALSGDGADEIFAGYVTYMADRYYGYAKILPVFLKRLLSRMPELLPSFRHRKMSFGYRQKQFFYGSLHPAQQAHYLWRIIFNPEERIRILGQGHRELVYDTDPYLTFKKYYAQAQDLHWLDRYLYVDAMTWLTDDILVKVDRASMRNSLEVRSPYLDVDLVSFAASIPADLKLRGFNTKYILKKALRNTLPDFILKKKKSGFSAPVGSWIGYDGIDEFKAFNQFVFGKFVS from the coding sequence ATGTGTGGTATAGCCGGAAAAATAAATTGGAACTCGGCCGTGGGTACAGAAGTAGTAACCAAGATGTGCGATATGATGCGGCATCGCGGTCCAGATGACCACGGTATTGTTAGTCTGGGTAATATTACCCTTGGGCATAGAAGGCTTTCTATTATTGATCTGTCGGAAAATGCGCGCCAACCTATGGTGTCTTCCGATTCCCGGTATTTTATTGTTTATAATGGCGAGGTATATAATTTCAAGGAGTTAAAGAAAGAGCTAGAGGAGCTAGGTGTTAGTTTTCGTTCATTATCTGACACTGAAGTAGTCCTTTATGCGTATATACATTGGGGTATAAAGTGCCTGGATAAGTTTAACGGCATGTTTGCTTTTGCTGTCTGGGATAATTATCGCAAGGAGTTGTTTATGGCCAGAGATAGGTTTGGTAAAAAACCACTCTATTATTATAAAGATAGGAATAGATTGATTTTTGCTTCGGAGTTAAGCGCGCTTATCTGTGATAGCGATATTCCCCGTGAGATTTCTTATGAAGCCTTGAATTCTTATCTGGCCTTAGGTTATATTCTTTCACCGTTAACGATGTATAAAAATATATTTAAACTTGAAGCCGCTACGTACATGAGTATATCTGATTCGGGAAAAACCTTAAAAAAAACCAGGTATTGGAACTATGCGGATCAATTTAGAGTAAAAACAAACTTAAGTGAAGATGATATCGCTTCAAGAGTTTTAAGCTTGCTTGAAAATGCGATTAAAAAGCGTATGGTAAGTGATGTACCGATAGGTGCGTTTTTGAGTGGTGGTATTGACTCTAGCTCGGTTACAAGTCTTATGAAGAAATACCATAAAGGCCAGCTTCATACATTTAGTATGGGTTTTGACCAGCCAAGTTATAGTGAAATTAAAGATGCCGCTCGTGCAGCGCGTTGGATCGGCACGATTCATCATGAAAAAATATGTAAGGCTGGAGAAAGTATTAATCAGATTAATGACGCTATCGGTGTTTACGATGAACCGTTTTCAGACACTTCGCTTATTCCGACATTTGAACTCTCAAGGTTAACTTCTTCTTATGTCAAAGTCGCTTTATCCGGGGACGGAGCCGATGAAATATTTGCCGGATATGTAACTTATATGGCTGATCGCTATTATGGATACGCAAAGATTCTACCTGTATTCCTAAAGAGGTTGTTATCGCGTATGCCTGAATTGTTGCCTAGTTTCAGGCATAGAAAAATGAGTTTTGGTTATAGGCAAAAGCAGTTTTTTTATGGCTCACTGCATCCGGCCCAGCAGGCGCATTATTTATGGCGGATTATTTTTAATCCTGAGGAAAGGATCCGGATATTGGGTCAAGGACACCGGGAGTTAGTCTATGATACTGATCCCTATTTGACTTTTAAGAAATATTATGCCCAAGCGCAAGATTTACATTGGTTAGATAGGTATCTTTATGTTGATGCTATGACTTGGTTGACTGATGATATCCTTGTTAAGGTTGATCGGGCATCGATGAGAAATAGCCTTGAGGTTAGATCGCCGTATCTTGATGTAGATTTAGTAAGTTTTGCGGCTTCAATTCCTGCGGATTTAAAATTAAGGGGATTTAATACAAAATATATTCTAAAAAAAGCGCTTCGAAATACTTTACCTGATTTTATACTTAAAAAGAAAAAGAGCGGTTTTAGCGCTCCCGTAGGGAGTTGGATTGGTTACGACGGAATCGATGAATTTAAAGCTTTTAATCAGTTTGTTTTTGGTAAGTTCGTTTCTTAA
- a CDS encoding radical SAM protein — protein MNLSAIYENILNCHGLLAYLYGNGMAFAPLRIQLEVTGMCNLRCEFCCQDQDYKCGKEELTLSEIKSVIDQVPRFTLLTFSGGEPLLRKDIKEIISYALERKHFCNISTNGVLLNNEIIELLVRKGFLAISVSLDGMGEIHDKLRGVPQTFSKVKNNLIALSRSKKEQKKKFPLLDIKTIITDKNIDELVKLYSFCESISADFFTLSLLKINQAQFNPSSLKDNIEDEFFYRRGSRVNLETSRLISALEQLEKLKGKTKIRLYPRFRSLKELQNFLAGKCGSQVSTSACLEPWSSFQINAFGRAYPCLSYKVGNVKEQTLKEIWGSERFVSFRRRLKKIKLFPSCDGCCYLKMRI, from the coding sequence ATGAATCTATCCGCAATCTATGAAAATATCCTGAATTGCCACGGGCTTTTGGCGTATCTTTATGGTAATGGAATGGCATTTGCACCTTTACGGATTCAGTTAGAAGTAACCGGAATGTGTAATCTAAGATGCGAATTTTGCTGCCAGGATCAGGATTATAAGTGCGGCAAAGAAGAACTAACCCTTTCAGAAATCAAATCAGTTATCGACCAGGTGCCGAGGTTTACTCTACTAACGTTCTCAGGAGGAGAACCGCTTTTAAGGAAAGATATCAAAGAGATAATAAGTTATGCATTAGAGAGGAAGCATTTCTGTAATATAAGCACTAATGGCGTTTTGCTTAATAATGAGATTATTGAATTATTGGTAAGAAAAGGATTTTTGGCAATTAGTGTCTCTTTGGATGGTATGGGTGAAATCCATGATAAGTTACGTGGAGTTCCACAGACATTTAGTAAAGTAAAGAATAATCTTATTGCCCTTTCTAGATCTAAAAAAGAGCAGAAGAAAAAATTTCCATTGCTGGATATTAAAACTATCATTACCGATAAGAACATTGATGAGCTTGTTAAACTGTATTCTTTTTGCGAAAGTATAAGCGCAGATTTCTTTACTCTTTCATTGCTTAAGATAAATCAGGCTCAATTTAATCCATCCTCGCTTAAAGATAATATTGAAGATGAATTTTTTTATCGCCGAGGTTCAAGAGTTAATTTAGAGACAAGTAGGTTAATAAGTGCTTTAGAACAGCTGGAAAAATTAAAAGGAAAGACTAAGATTAGGCTTTATCCCCGTTTTAGGTCTTTGAAAGAACTCCAGAATTTTTTAGCCGGTAAATGCGGTTCTCAGGTGAGCACCTCTGCTTGTCTTGAACCATGGTCATCATTTCAGATTAATGCTTTTGGCCGGGCTTATCCATGTTTATCATATAAAGTAGGCAACGTAAAGGAACAGACATTAAAAGAAATATGGGGATCGGAGCGTTTTGTTTCTTTTAGAAGGCGATTGAAAAAGATTAAACTTTTTCCTTCATGCGATGGCTGCTGTTATTTAAAGATGAGGATTTAA
- a CDS encoding class I SAM-dependent methyltransferase gives MAQLKQSEWHKQWEIFRDEELFLFQDWIYPVRLEDFQGKDVLECGCGGGQHTSFIAPYAKSITAVDLNTVDIAVKRNKDFKNIEFIEADIASMDLGKKFDIVFSIGVVHHTENPDKVVENLKRHVLPGGRLILWVYSQEGNFLVSNIVEPLRKVFLRHLNKRVLMFCSKVITLLLYPIVYSLYRFPLHWLPYYEYFENFRKLSLTRNCLNVFDKLNAPQVEFISKKRITDWFPMEDFKNVHISSYKGVSWRGSAAKI, from the coding sequence ATGGCTCAGCTAAAACAAAGCGAATGGCATAAACAATGGGAAATATTCCGGGATGAAGAGTTGTTTCTTTTTCAGGATTGGATTTATCCGGTAAGACTGGAAGATTTTCAGGGTAAAGATGTCCTGGAGTGTGGATGCGGCGGCGGCCAGCACACATCATTCATTGCTCCTTATGCTAAAAGTATTACCGCAGTAGATCTCAATACCGTCGATATTGCAGTCAAGAGAAATAAGGATTTTAAAAATATTGAGTTTATAGAAGCCGATATTGCTTCAATGGATCTGGGTAAAAAATTCGATATAGTATTTTCTATTGGCGTAGTGCATCATACAGAGAATCCTGATAAGGTAGTAGAAAATCTTAAGAGGCACGTTTTACCGGGAGGAAGATTGATTCTTTGGGTCTATTCCCAGGAAGGGAATTTTTTAGTATCTAATATTGTTGAGCCACTTAGAAAAGTATTTTTGCGGCACCTAAATAAACGAGTACTTATGTTTTGTTCTAAGGTGATTACCTTATTGTTGTATCCTATTGTCTATTCTCTATATCGGTTTCCTTTGCACTGGTTGCCTTATTATGAGTATTTTGAGAATTTCCGCAAATTATCTTTGACCAGAAACTGCCTTAATGTTTTTGATAAGCTTAACGCTCCGCAGGTAGAATTTATTTCGAAAAAGAGAATAACGGATTGGTTTCCCATGGAAGATTTTAAAAATGTTCATATTTCTTCTTATAAGGGGGTTAGCTGGAGAGGTAGCGCAGCAAAAATATGA
- a CDS encoding radical SAM protein translates to MKKLKILLQEPFVPREVTYGKFAKGAGTNTFSYGMACLATYIKERGYDVYFLDPNLKGMNQAEYKEFLEFNKFDVIGIGSTTLQIDYALECFKVIKSIFPRTITVLGGVHATLMPQETICASADIDYLILGEGEKPFYHLLEKLIKGDIAAIKNISGVCYKSETNIIFNMPNEDDFLAPEEIPLPYFDIFSMREYVPQVTFAKAFPSYTVIASRGCPFQCAFCNASATVGKKVRLRQPESLLEEIRILKEKYGAKGIMFLDSTFTINKSWLTQFCRAYIQSGLNLPWAANSRVDTVDKDLLMLMKEAGCWNITFGIESANQKSLDLIDKGTTVQQNTSAIQMALRIGFNVYTSHIICLPGETEDDADNTIRYARSMGNHMAMFYLPVPFPKTKLNQICRDTGGLREGAAWRDYNAWDYSKPVYVSPILGKEKMFELYKKAYISFYSNPVVWYRNAKDMVLLKQNPYRFWLGLKSFFSFIFHR, encoded by the coding sequence ATGAAAAAACTAAAGATTCTTCTTCAAGAGCCTTTTGTTCCCAGAGAGGTTACCTATGGTAAGTTTGCAAAAGGCGCTGGTACCAATACATTCTCTTACGGTATGGCTTGTCTTGCTACTTATATTAAGGAGCGAGGTTATGATGTTTATTTTCTTGATCCTAACCTAAAAGGGATGAACCAAGCAGAATATAAGGAGTTTTTGGAATTTAATAAATTTGACGTAATTGGTATCGGTTCTACAACATTACAAATAGATTATGCTTTAGAATGTTTTAAGGTTATAAAAAGCATTTTTCCACGCACAATTACCGTATTAGGCGGCGTTCACGCTACGCTTATGCCGCAAGAAACCATTTGTGCTAGCGCAGATATAGATTATCTGATATTGGGGGAAGGTGAAAAGCCTTTTTATCATCTGTTAGAGAAATTGATAAAAGGCGATATTGCTGCTATCAAAAATATTTCCGGGGTTTGTTATAAATCAGAAACTAACATTATTTTTAATATGCCGAATGAGGATGATTTTTTGGCTCCGGAAGAGATACCGCTTCCGTATTTTGATATATTTTCAATGCGGGAGTATGTGCCTCAAGTAACTTTTGCTAAAGCTTTTCCGTCATACACAGTCATTGCTTCTCGGGGGTGTCCGTTTCAGTGCGCCTTTTGTAATGCTAGTGCTACCGTGGGTAAGAAAGTCAGGTTAAGGCAGCCAGAGTCCTTATTGGAAGAAATACGTATCCTTAAAGAAAAATACGGGGCTAAGGGGATAATGTTCCTAGATTCTACATTTACGATCAATAAATCCTGGCTTACGCAATTCTGCCGGGCCTATATTCAATCGGGATTAAATTTACCCTGGGCTGCTAATAGCCGCGTGGATACTGTAGATAAGGATCTTTTGATGCTTATGAAAGAAGCCGGGTGCTGGAATATTACTTTTGGTATCGAATCAGCAAATCAGAAATCGCTGGATCTTATTGATAAGGGGACGACCGTCCAACAGAATACGTCAGCTATTCAAATGGCTTTAAGGATAGGGTTTAATGTTTATACCAGCCATATAATTTGCCTGCCCGGGGAAACAGAGGATGATGCCGATAACACAATCCGTTATGCCCGCAGTATGGGCAATCACATGGCGATGTTTTACCTACCCGTGCCTTTTCCTAAGACAAAACTAAATCAGATATGTAGGGATACCGGGGGGTTAAGGGAAGGGGCTGCCTGGCGAGATTATAACGCATGGGATTATTCGAAACCGGTATATGTAAGCCCGATTCTGGGTAAAGAAAAAATGTTTGAGCTTTACAAGAAAGCCTATATAAGTTTTTATTCTAATCCTGTTGTCTGGTACCGTAATGCCAAAGATATGGTATTATTGAAGCAAAACCCCTATCGTTTTTGGCTAGGTTTAAAGTCATTCTTTTCTTTTATCTTTCACAGGTAA